One segment of Triticum aestivum cultivar Chinese Spring chromosome 2A, IWGSC CS RefSeq v2.1, whole genome shotgun sequence DNA contains the following:
- the LOC123185947 gene encoding non-specific lipid-transfer protein, with translation MTMRPLVLLALAVVLAAGIGGAEGAGECSVRASAMAQQLAPCLPAVRNPQSAPTSSCCVGVRNINMRSPGCVCSVMSDVFKLAGLKPQVAIAIPKRCGIADCGGNTFP, from the exons ATGACAATGAGGCCGCTCGTCCTTCTTGCCCTGGCCGTCGTGCTCGCCGCCGGTATCGGCGGCGCTGAGGGAGCTGGCGAGTGCAGCGTGAGGGCCTCGGCCATGGCCCAGCAACTGGCTCCGTGCCTCCCGGCGGTGCGCAACCCgcagtccgcgccgacgagcagctGCTGCGTGGGTGTGCGCAACATCAACATGAGGAGCCCCGGTTGCGTGTGCTCCGTCATGTCCGACGTCTTCAAACTGGCCGGACTGAAGCCTCAAGTCGCAATCGCAATCCCCAAGCGCTGTGGCATTGCCGACTGCGGAG GTAACACGTTTCCTTGA